GGCGACGATCGTGCGGACCGCCGCCTCCGCCTCCTGGGCCAGTCGATCGGCGATGACCACCGCCGCCCCCGCGCGGCTGAGTTCGGTAGCGCAGGCGAGGCCGATTCCCCGCGCCGCACCGGTCACGAGCGCGACGCGATCTCTGAGCAGCTCTCGGGTGCCCACACGATCCCCCCTCTCCTCAGACCTCAG
This genomic interval from bacterium contains the following:
- a CDS encoding SDR family NAD(P)-dependent oxidoreductase, whose protein sequence is MLRDRVALVTGAARGIGLACATELSRAGAAVVIADRLAQEAEAAVRTIVA